A single genomic interval of Chloracidobacterium validum harbors:
- the mpl gene encoding UDP-N-acetylmuramate:L-alanyl-gamma-D-glutamyl-meso-diaminopimelate ligase, producing MAHYHLIGICGTAMASLAGMLRARGHDVTGSDANVYPPMSDVLAGLGIPVCLGYAPSNFTRRPDVVVIGNAIARGNPEVEHVLEHRWRYASLPEVLRQEFLWGKRVLVVTGTHGKTTTTALAAHVLTVGGLEPTFLIGGVAENFGVSFRVTDSDFVVLEGDEYDTAYFDKGPKFMHYLPEIGVVNNVEFDHADIYPNLDAVKLAFRRFVNLIPRTGVCIVGFDSPHAREVVTRSPAPVEGFALDTPDAHWRAADIAYTETGMRFTVRRGEVELGTFTLPTFGDFNVRNALAVMAAATFWGLTPERIATGLSTFQAVKRRMEVRGEVGGVTVIDDFAHHPTAVKATLAALAHRFPGRPLTAVFEPRSWSSRKRVFQIAYAEAFDAARQVVIAPVFEREKVADDDCFSPEQLAADLMARGKSAAVVSGAAAIVDYLLPRLGPGEVVAVLSNGGFGGLHDKLLAGLRAVTGTPA from the coding sequence ATGGCGCACTATCACCTGATTGGGATTTGTGGGACGGCAATGGCCTCGCTGGCTGGGATGCTCCGGGCGCGTGGTCACGACGTCACCGGCTCGGATGCCAACGTGTATCCGCCGATGTCGGACGTGCTGGCTGGGCTGGGGATTCCGGTCTGTCTGGGCTATGCCCCCTCCAACTTCACCCGTCGCCCAGATGTGGTCGTGATTGGCAATGCCATCGCCCGTGGCAACCCGGAAGTCGAACATGTTTTGGAACACCGCTGGCGCTATGCGTCGTTGCCGGAAGTCCTTCGGCAGGAGTTTCTATGGGGTAAGCGCGTCCTGGTTGTGACCGGGACGCATGGCAAAACCACGACCACGGCTTTGGCGGCACACGTGCTGACCGTTGGTGGTCTCGAACCGACATTTCTGATCGGCGGCGTGGCCGAAAACTTCGGCGTGAGTTTCCGGGTGACAGACAGCGACTTCGTGGTTCTGGAAGGGGATGAGTATGACACGGCCTACTTCGACAAAGGGCCGAAGTTCATGCATTACCTGCCGGAAATCGGCGTTGTGAATAACGTTGAATTCGACCACGCCGACATCTACCCAAACCTTGATGCGGTCAAGCTGGCCTTTCGGCGTTTCGTCAATCTCATTCCGCGGACCGGCGTGTGTATCGTGGGCTTCGATTCACCTCATGCCCGTGAGGTTGTGACGCGCTCACCGGCCCCGGTAGAGGGATTTGCACTTGACACCCCTGATGCCCACTGGCGCGCCGCTGACATCGCCTATACCGAGACCGGGATGCGCTTTACCGTTCGGCGCGGTGAGGTTGAGCTTGGGACGTTTACGTTGCCGACGTTTGGCGACTTCAACGTGCGCAATGCGTTGGCGGTGATGGCCGCCGCGACCTTCTGGGGACTGACCCCGGAGCGCATCGCCACCGGGCTGTCCACGTTTCAAGCCGTCAAGCGCCGCATGGAGGTGCGCGGTGAGGTTGGCGGCGTGACGGTGATTGATGATTTCGCCCATCATCCCACGGCGGTGAAAGCGACGCTGGCGGCACTGGCACATCGCTTTCCGGGTCGCCCGTTGACGGCCGTCTTTGAGCCGCGTTCCTGGTCTTCCCGCAAGCGGGTTTTTCAAATCGCTTATGCCGAGGCCTTCGACGCCGCTCGGCAAGTTGTCATTGCGCCGGTATTTGAGCGTGAAAAGGTCGCCGATGACGACTGTTTTTCACCGGAACAGCTTGCCGCCGACCTGATGGCGCGTGGCAAGTCGGCGGCAGTCGTCAGCGGAGCCGCAGCCATTGTGGATTACTTGCTGCCGCGGCTTGGCCCTGGCGAGGTCGTCGCAGTGCTGTCCAATGGCGGTTTTGGAGGCTTGCACGACAAGCTCCTGGCGGGGCTGCGCGCTGTGACCGGCACGCCGGCCTGA
- a CDS encoding tetratricopeptide repeat protein: MERLAQTEPRPRRHPASRHWRRWLLGGAVLVGVGSSLWFWSRAPVENHAEATLRQIATTTGLVLNGRLANLPSSKMAPIHRGDDQDNQAQLQLKATRQDLEQRLIRTPTPAGHRALGRFYLAEGKPLAAFAHLQLAVQAFPWDAGLQSDFGLALLEAARTSPEAATEALEAFDEALRLQPDLLEAHYNRARALEILGRPTEALAAWRAYAARDAQSAWGAAARDRAAFLERYGNAPAHP; encoded by the coding sequence ATGGAACGCTTGGCTCAAACTGAACCTCGACCGCGCCGCCACCCAGCCAGTCGCCACTGGCGACGGTGGCTTTTGGGGGGCGCGGTGCTAGTCGGCGTTGGGAGTAGCCTGTGGTTTTGGAGCCGCGCCCCAGTGGAAAACCACGCCGAAGCCACGCTGCGGCAGATTGCCACGACAACCGGTTTGGTGCTCAACGGACGCCTTGCCAACCTGCCATCATCCAAAATGGCGCCGATCCACCGGGGCGACGATCAGGACAACCAGGCGCAGCTTCAGCTCAAGGCAACGCGCCAAGACTTGGAGCAGCGCCTCATCCGTACCCCAACCCCGGCCGGCCACCGTGCGCTGGGGCGGTTCTACCTGGCCGAAGGCAAGCCACTGGCCGCGTTTGCCCACCTCCAACTGGCGGTTCAGGCGTTTCCCTGGGATGCCGGGTTGCAAAGCGATTTTGGGCTGGCCCTGCTTGAAGCCGCGCGAACCTCGCCCGAAGCCGCCACGGAAGCACTGGAAGCCTTTGATGAAGCGTTGCGGCTCCAACCGGATTTGCTAGAAGCTCACTACAATCGGGCCCGCGCGCTCGAAATCCTCGGCCGTCCAACTGAGGCGCTTGCCGCTTGGCGGGCCTATGCCGCGCGCGATGCTCAGTCGGCCTGGGGTGCGGCGGCGCGTGACCGGGCGGCCTTTCTTGAGCGTTATGGCAATGCTCCGGCTCACCCTTGA
- a CDS encoding DoxX family protein: MKTLISLGWFDRLAGAGPFLIRLAVGGAMVIHGSQKLFGDPGRFIGFVEKLGFPLPTIFGWAAILAEFLGGIALLLGLVTRWSAIFVAFTMGVAAFVAHANDGFNKQEYPLVLMLGALSLLASGGGRLSLDAWLFSKSAGDERL; encoded by the coding sequence ATGAAGACACTCATTTCACTTGGTTGGTTTGACCGTCTGGCCGGCGCCGGGCCGTTTCTCATTCGGTTGGCCGTTGGCGGCGCGATGGTCATTCACGGTTCGCAGAAGCTTTTTGGCGATCCGGGACGCTTTATCGGCTTCGTCGAAAAACTCGGCTTTCCACTGCCGACCATCTTTGGTTGGGCGGCGATCTTGGCTGAGTTTTTGGGTGGCATCGCCCTGTTGCTCGGCCTCGTCACCCGGTGGTCGGCTATCTTCGTAGCCTTTACCATGGGCGTCGCCGCTTTCGTTGCCCACGCCAACGATGGCTTCAACAAGCAGGAGTACCCGCTCGTGCTAATGCTGGGGGCCTTGTCGTTGTTGGCGTCGGGCGGCGGCCGGTTGTCACTCGATGCCTGGCTCTTTTCCAAGTCCGCCGGCGATGAACGGCTTTGA